In the genome of Streptomyces sp. NBC_00259, the window GGCCGGCAGAGCGCCGTGGGCAGGACGCGGGCGCAGATGTGGGCCGACAACCTTGCCGCTGCCCGCCAATATCATCAGCGGGAAGGAAACTTGAACGTCTCTCGCCAGCACGTGGAAAGCGTGGGCGGCGAGGACCGTGCGCTAGGCGTGTTCATCGCCAACTGCCGGGCCCGCAAGCAACGCCTGGCCCCTGAGCGGGTGCAGGAGCTCAGTGCCGTCGGGATGAAGTGGGCTTGAGGAATCGCGTGCGGAGGCCCCCGAGGTGCGCGGCTGCGGGCCCGCACCTCCACCCGCTTGGACGGTGTCGGTGTACGAGCTCACGTACAGGCTCAAGTACAGAGGTTGGTGTGCTCCAACTGGCTTCTATGCCGGGGGTGGCGGAGCCGTCCGATAGGGAAATGCGAGGACAAGGTCCGAGTGGTCAAGAGCGCCTGCGGCGGCGCTTTTGCGGTGACGACGTCGGCGAAGACTCTGACTTCGGCTCGTCAAGGTGAACGCCCTCGAAGCCTCGGCCGGGTTTGGTCGGTGGGTGGTATCTCGTGGTGTGGGAGATGTGCGGATGGGGGCTGACCGCCGCGGGGCGCCAGCACCGTGAGCTGGTGCGAATGCAAGCGACTGAGCTGTTCGAGCAGGGCAAGCCGTTGGAGGTGGGCCGGCGCCTGCGGGTGAGCGCGAAGTCGGCTTACGACCCAGTCCGCGATTGAGGTCGAGGCGTGCTGGCCTGGCGGTTCGGCTGGTGGTTGATCAGTAGGCCGTCTGTCGGGCGAGAACCAGTTCGGTGCTCGGCTTGCGGCGGGTTGGCCGACGGGCGGAGCGGTCCGAGACCAGTGCGGCGATCGCGCGATGAGTCTCGACATAGTCCTCACGTCGGCCGGTGTAACGCTGGAGGGCCGCCACTGCCGCAGTTCGGCATGGGTGTGCTCGGCGCAGATCCGATCCGAGGACTGCCGTCGGCGCATCTCCCGCCATGCGTACTGATCGCCGAGCGGTGCGTCGTCCTTCGGCTTTCGCGGCGGGGCGCTGGCCTGGTCAGGGAATTCGTTGGCAAGACCCCGGTAGCCCTCGTCGACTTCGGCTCCCACTTCCGGGCGGAGCTGGAACTGCTCGGCGATGCCCTCGGTGCGCAGCGCGGTCTGGTCGTGCATGCGGCCAGGCCGGTCCGCCCCGGACCACAGCAGGCGGCCCTGGCCGTCGCTGACGGTAGTGGTCTTGATGGTGTTCTGCTACTTCTTGCCCGAGACGAAGGCCCGTCGTCCGGGATGGTTGGCCTTGGGCCGGCGGACTTGGGCATCGGCTCCGTCGATCCTCAGCCGGATTCCCTCGGCTTTGGCGTAGGAGAACACGTCCGCCAAGGTGCGCAGCCGCACCCCGGGGCGGTCGGGGACAGCGAAGCCGCGCGCCGCCAGGAGCGGGCGGATCTCGCCGATGGCGCGGGAGACCGTTGGGCGGGTCGTGCCGTACAGCTCGGCAAGCGCGGCGTGCGGGAGCCCCGTGCGCAGGTGGACCAGGGTGACCAGCACCCGGTCGGCGAAGGCCAGGTCGTGCTTTGGGCCAGCACCGGCCCCCGCCGCCGCGCAGCACCTCGCCGCTCACGCAGTGCCGACTCGCACCGCGCCAGCCATGGGTCTGCCAACTCCTCGATCAAATCGCCGAGATGTGCACGGGAGACACCGCAGAGGCAGGATGGGACAAGGCCGTGCGGGCCCACTTCTTGGTCACACTCGAAGAACCCGTGCGGCCGCTGTCACGTCACGGCCGTAGAAGACAACCTCGCGGACCGAGGCGGGCCCTCACACCGTTGCGGGTCAGGCTTTCGCAGGAGTGCTCGCCATCGCCCCCGGCTCGCGCATCATGAAGGCGTCGTGTGCAGTCTGGTACCCGCGTCCGAGCCTACGCCGGGACGCTGGTGCACACCTGTGGGGTCAGCCGCTCAGTCGTACGTCTGTACGAAGGCGGCTGACCGGTGCTCACGACGTCGATCGGTCCTGGGCTTCCACGACAAATCCGTGGCGCTCGTAGAGCCGACGGGCAGCACTGCCCTGTAAGACGTTCAAGCCCACGGTCATGCCCTGCGCGTCCGTTCGCTCCAGTACCGTGCACAACACAGCGGATCCGACCTCTCGGCCCTGACAGTGCGGAGCAAGGTAGAAGTGCTCCAGCCACTGCCTGCCTTCGGCGGGCCGGACCGTGACGCAACCTGCCAGTTCACCGTCGATCATGATGATCGACGTGTGCTGCGGGGAGAAGGAGTCCCGCAGCCGCTGCCGTACCCGATGCTCGTCGTAGCGCCCAAGGCGTTCCAAGTCCGCACGCATGACCGTGGCCAGCAACTCTGCGATCACCTCGATGTCCGCTGCCACCGCAGAACGCAGCACCCAGCCCGCGACGGGCGCCAACGTGGTCCGCGCAGACACCGCCATGTCCGATCGCGTACCGCTCCTCATCACCCCAGCATCCATGGCCTACATGCGCCCTCTTCGACGCCTGGCTCGCTCTTGCCCCTGCCCCGCAGGCTGGCCTTCAAGCCAAGGGTGGTTGGAGGGAAGAGAGGCAGAGGCTGCCGTGCCCGTAACGCTCGCGCGAGACCTGGAACGGCAGCACATCAATGCGACTGCGGGCCATGATGACCGCGCATTGGTTAGGCGAGTGCGGTGATCATGTCTTCGGCCATGCGGGCGCTGGAGGCGGGGTTCTGGCCGGTGAAGAGGTTGCCGTCCTGCACGTTGTACTGCTGGTAGGCCGGGCCACCGGAGTGGGCCGCGCCCAGTTCCCGCAGTCGGCTGGCGAGCAGCCAGGGCGCGCCTTCGGCGGTCCCGAACAGCTGCTCCTCCTCGTCGGTGAACGCGGCCATCTCACGACCGGCGAAGATCCACCTGCCGTCCTCGTCCACGGCGCTGAGCAGCGCGGCCGGGCCGTGGCAGACGGCTCCGATGAGCTTTCCAGCCTTGTCCGCCTCGATGAGGAGACGGCCGAGGTCGGAGTCTTCGAAGAGGTCCACGACCGGGCCGTGGCCGCCGGGCAGGACGATCGCGACGTAGTCGTCGATGTCGACCTCGTCGAGCTTGAGCAGCGGACCGAAGTCCCGCAGCGCCTTCTCGGCGTGCGCCACGTAGTGCGCGCAGTCCTCACCGGCGATCGCCGGGTCGGCGCTGTGCTGGTCGAGCGGCTGCAGCACACCTCCCGGGGAGGCGAAATCGACCGTGTAGCCGGCCTCGACGAACTTCTCGTGCGGAGCGGCCAGCTCCTCGGCCCAGTAGCCCGTCGGGTAGCGCGAACCATCGGTACGCACCCAGACATCGGCGGCCGACATGACGATCAGGATCTTGCTCATGAGCAGTTCCTCCGTGTTGTGTGGGTGGTCAGGCGGTGGCGGGGAAGTCGGTGGCGGGCGCGGACTGCGCGGTGGCGTCCAGGTTCGCCTGCAGGGCCTGCACCTTGGAGGTGGCGTAAGCGTGGGAGTCCGAGCCGAGGACCTGACGCAGCGGGCCCTCACCGACCACGACCCGGTCGATGATCGCCGCAGCACCCTTGACCGGGTCGCCGAGCTGGCTGCCCTGGAGGTTGAGGTGGTTGTCGACCATCTCGCGGATGCCCGGGTAGTGGTCCGTGGTGGCGGCCGGCAGCGCCAGGGAGTCCTGGGTGAGGAAGTCCGTGCGGAAGTAGCCGGGCTCCACGATGGTCACGTTGATCCCGAAGTCCGCCACCTCCGCGGCCAGGGCCTCGCTCAGGCCCTCCAGCGCGTACTTGCCCGCGCAGTACAGCGCCCAGCCCGGAACGGAGACCAGCCCCAGGACCGACGACACGTTCACCACATGCCCGCCGCGCTGCTCACGCAGGATCGGCAGCGTGGCACGCAGCACGTTCCACACCCCGGCGACCTGCACATCCAGCATGTCACGCACATCACGGTCGGTGGTCTCCTCCACCGCGGCCAGGAACCCGTAGCCCGCGTTGTTCACCACCACGTCCAGACCACCGAACCGCTCGGTGGTCTTCACCACGGCCTGCTTCACCTGCGCCTCATCACGCAGATCCACCGTCAGCGGCAGAAGACGCGACGTGTCCACACCCTCACCGAGCGCCCCGAGCAGCCGCTCGGACGAACGCGTCGTCGCCGCGACACTGTCCCCACGCTCCAGCAGCTGCCGGACCAGGTCCAGCCCCAGACCACGAGAGGTACCAGTCACGAACCAGATCGCAGATCGGTCAGTCGGAAAAGCCATGATTGTTTTCCTTATACGGTCGGCGGAGCGGAATGGGTGGCCTGCAGGAAATGCCTACTAGGCACGTATCCAGATTGCCCCGTGATTGGGACTGGTGGAGGCAAATACCATGCCCTGCGAAACCGTGTATCAAGGAAGCTAGTACGCATAGGGCCAGCTACGAGCGTTCAGCATCGTTGACACTGAAGGTGTGACTCTCAACAACAATGAACTCGCTGACTTCCTGAGAAGGGCCCGCGGTCAGGTCGACCCCTCACGAGCCGGCCTCCCCCCGGACGGGCGCGTTCGGCGCGTTCCCGGTCTACGCCGAGAAGAGGTCGCGCGCTTGGCTGGAGTGTCGACCGACTATTACACCCGCCTCGAGCAGGGGCGCCCCATCACCCCCTCGTCTGCCGTGGTCGAGGCCCTGGGCCGCGCTCTCGACCTCGACGCCGCAGGACGGGCCCACCTCAAGGACCTGATCGGGGTAACCGCGACGCCGGCCCGACGCCATACGCGAGGTGTTCAGCGCGTACGACCAGGCCTCTACCAGCTCATCGATGCCCTCGACGGTGAACCGGCTCTCGTCCTGGGCCGCCGCACCGACATCCTCGCCACGAACCGGATGGCGCGTTCACTGTTCGCCGACTTCGAGCAACTGCCGCCCGAGGAGCGCAACTACGCCCGCTGGATGTTCCTCGACGATCACGCCCGCGCCCTGTTCGTGGACTGGGAGGACCAGGCACGCGCCGCAGTCGAGGGCCTGCGACTCGAAATGGGCCGCAACCCCGACGACCAGGCCACCACAGCCCTCGTCGAAGAGCTACGAGAACACAGTCCAGAGTTCGACGGGTGGTGGCAACAGCACCGCGTCCACCAGCGGACCCACGGCTCCAAACGCCTCCGCCACCCCTTGGTCGGCGAACTGACCGTCGAATACGAAACCCTTGCCCTGCCCGGAGACCCCGACACCACCCTCTTCATCTACACCACCGAGCCCAATTCAGACTCAAGAGATGGTCTCGATCTGTTGGCGAGCTGGACTTTCACCGACTCTGCCGACTACCAGTCCAACTCTGAGACGTCTGATTGAGACGGCGGCGCCCAACGTCACAGGCCCGAGGTCGGCGGACTGGCAGACCAGAACCTGTCATGCCTCGCTCGTGCCCATTAACTGACGGTTTCAAAATGATCTGCAGCTGCGGTCGAGGAAGACCATGCTGTGAGAGCGCACTGAGCCTCGCAAGCGAACGGAGCCCGCATCGATGGCAAGACCCCCTGGCGCATTTCATTCGATCACGTTCGCGGCCTGGCGTGACCGTCTTCCTGGGCAGCACCGCGCCTCCGATCGGTACTACGTCACGCTGGCGGAACTCCTTGTGCGCCTCGGGAGCTTTGGGCTCGGCCTCACTTGGAAGGTGCGGATCGACGACGCTCGACTGGTCACCAGGTTTGCCGAGATTGAGAAGGCTTCCTCCGGTGCCGGGATCGGCACCCTGGAGCTACTGGCCCTGGTCGCGCCGGACCTTCAGTTTGTTGACGCGGACTTCGCGGGGTACGCAGGCAATGAGCTGAAGGTGGTGCTGCGGGAGTTCGACAGCACAAGTTGGGACCTCTGCACCGCGGATGCCTCGGTAGTCCGGGAGATCCGCCAGCACTTCCCGGACGCGGTACCGACTCCTGAGGACGTTCTCCAGGAGATCCCCTGGCCGACCAACCGGCGAGAGATCTGATCCAACGCTCTCACTGATCGTTTCTGGGCGTTGAACTGTGGGTCTTGCGCTCGGCGATCTTGGTCTGCAGGGTGTCCGGGTGCGCGCTGATCTTGTTCCGGACGACCTGTGGGAGCGGGTGGCCATGTTGCTGCCGCATTCTCCCGAACGACGCCACCGCCATCCCGGGCGACTTCGCGTTCCGGACAGGGCGGCTCTCGCCGGCATCATGTACGTGCTGCGGACCGGCGTTGCCTGGCGTGACGTTCCGGCCGAGGTCGTGGGCTGCTCCGGCGTGACGGCTTGGCGCCGGCTGCGGGACTGGACCGAAGCGGCCGAGGGCGTCTGGCCGCGCCTTCACTCCGCCCTGCTGACCGAACTACGCCGCGCGGACTCGCTAGACCTGGACGACTGCGCCGTGGACAGCTCGCGCGTCCGCGCGCTCAAAGGGGGGATCACGTCGGCCCCTCGCCCGTCGACCGTGCCCGTCCCGGCTCCAAGCACCATCTGGTCGTCGACCGCCACGGAACCCCGCTCGCTGTCACGCTCACCAGCGGCAACCGGCACGATGCTCGACGCGATCCCGTCGATTCGGGGTCTGCGGGGACGCCCCCGCCACAAGCCCCGGCGCCTGTACGCAGACCGCGGCTACGACTTCGACAAGTACCGCCGCCTGCTGCGGCAGCGCGGCATCAAGCCGTTGATCGCGCGACGCGGCGTCGCCCACGGTTCCGGACTGGGCAAGGTTCGCTGGGTGGTCGAGCGCGCGTTCGCCTGGCTGCACCAGTTCAAGCGACTCCGCATCCGCTACGAGCGACGTGCCGACCTCCACCAGGGTCTCCTCGAACTCGCATGCAGCATCATCTGCCTCCGACGGCTCCAGGCGGCATTCTGAAACGATCAGTAAGACGTCCAGCCCATGCTGGTCGAACCACGCTTCAGCGCCCCAGACAAACACATTTGGGATGATGCCCGTGATCATGGCTCTCGCTGTCGGTCCTTGGTGGCCGGCAGGGCCGGGCTGGAGTGCTGGGCAGTGTGTCCTGAATCCCGACCCGCGCGAAATCCGTTGCGCCGGGCCGATCAGAGCCTGGGCCATTCTTGGGTTCGATCTGTGCATAGTTCGCCGACTAGAGAGGGTCAGTGGGCGGCGTTGATGGCTGCGGCCACGTCGTCGTTGCCATGGCCTTTTGAGATTGCTTGGGCCCACCGTTTCAGCAGTGCTTCGGTGAGGGGGAGTTCGATCCTTTCGAGGCCGGCGGCTTCGAGTGCGAGCCTGGCGTCCTTGTTTGCGTGGTGCAGCGGGAAGCCGGCGGTGAAGTCGTTGTTGACCATGGCCCGGCCCTTGGCCAGTGCGTAGGCGGATCCCAGCGGGGTTGCCGCGATGGTCTTCAGCAGGAGGTCTGGGTCAAGTCCGAGTGCTGTGGTGAGGCTGATGGTCTCGGCCATGCCCTCGGTCAGGACGGCAAGCCAG includes:
- a CDS encoding SDR family oxidoreductase — encoded protein: MTGTSRGLGLDLVRQLLERGDSVAATTRSSERLLGALGEGVDTSRLLPLTVDLRDEAQVKQAVVKTTERFGGLDVVVNNAGYGFLAAVEETTDRDVRDMLDVQVAGVWNVLRATLPILREQRGGHVVNVSSVLGLVSVPGWALYCAGKYALEGLSEALAAEVADFGINVTIVEPGYFRTDFLTQDSLALPAATTDHYPGIREMVDNHLNLQGSQLGDPVKGAAAIIDRVVVGEGPLRQVLGSDSHAYATSKVQALQANLDATAQSAPATDFPATA
- a CDS encoding IS5 family transposase translates to MRADLVPDDLWERVAMLLPHSPERRHRHPGRLRVPDRAALAGIMYVLRTGVAWRDVPAEVVGCSGVTAWRRLRDWTEAAEGVWPRLHSALLTELRRADSLDLDDCAVDSSRVRALKGGITSAPRPSTVPVPAPSTIWSSTATEPRSLSRSPAATGTMLDAIPSIRGLRGRPRHKPRRLYADRGYDFDKYRRLLRQRGIKPLIARRGVAHGSGLGKVRWVVERAFAWLHQFKRLRIRYERRADLHQGLLELACSIICLRRLQAAF
- a CDS encoding helix-turn-helix transcriptional regulator → MTLNNNELADFLRRARGQVDPSRAGLPPDGRVRRVPGLRREEVARLAGVSTDYYTRLEQGRPITPSSAVVEALGRALDLDAAGRAHLKDLIGVTATPARRHTRGVQRVRPGLYQLIDALDGEPALVLGRRTDILATNRMARSLFADFEQLPPEERNYARWMFLDDHARALFVDWEDQARAAVEGLRLEMGRNPDDQATTALVEELREHSPEFDGWWQQHRVHQRTHGSKRLRHPLVGELTVEYETLALPGDPDTTLFIYTTEPNSDSRDGLDLLASWTFTDSADYQSNSETSD
- a CDS encoding type 1 glutamine amidotransferase domain-containing protein, with protein sequence MSKILIVMSAADVWVRTDGSRYPTGYWAEELAAPHEKFVEAGYTVDFASPGGVLQPLDQHSADPAIAGEDCAHYVAHAEKALRDFGPLLKLDEVDIDDYVAIVLPGGHGPVVDLFEDSDLGRLLIEADKAGKLIGAVCHGPAALLSAVDEDGRWIFAGREMAAFTDEEEQLFGTAEGAPWLLASRLRELGAAHSGGPAYQQYNVQDGNLFTGQNPASSARMAEDMITALA
- a CDS encoding GNAT family N-acetyltransferase, producing the protein MAVSARTTLAPVAGWVLRSAVAADIEVIAELLATVMRADLERLGRYDEHRVRQRLRDSFSPQHTSIIMIDGELAGCVTVRPAEGRQWLEHFYLAPHCQGREVGSAVLCTVLERTDAQGMTVGLNVLQGSAARRLYERHGFVVEAQDRSTS